In Flavobacterium cerinum, one genomic interval encodes:
- the fabF gene encoding beta-ketoacyl-ACP synthase II, whose protein sequence is MKRVVITGLGALTPIGNTVTEFWNNSIKGISGATKITRFDASKFKSQIACEVKDFTPSNYLTHNEIKRSDLFTQYALYSAAEAMEDSGLDLTTIDPFDIGVIWGVGQGGMETFENEVRDYTLGDGTPRFSPFFVPKLIINMASGMISMKYGLRGINYTTVSACATSNTAIMDAYNYIKLGKAKVFITGGSEAPITPASMGGFSALKAMSTRNDNPEEASRPFDAQRDGFVMGEGAGALILEDYDHAIKRGAKIYAEIVGASMTADAYHMTSPHPEGIGAAKAMQLAMEEAQITPDQVDYLNMHATSTPIGDISELTAVKKVFANSPNLSVSATKSMTGHLLGAAGAIEAILSIKAINHGIIPPTINLHEADSNIPEGIHIVANKALEKKVDIAMSNAFGFGGHNGIVIFKKI, encoded by the coding sequence ATGAAGAGAGTTGTAATTACAGGACTTGGGGCGCTAACCCCAATTGGAAATACAGTAACCGAATTCTGGAACAACAGTATAAAAGGAATTAGCGGTGCCACAAAAATTACCCGCTTCGATGCTTCAAAATTTAAATCACAGATCGCCTGTGAGGTAAAAGATTTTACACCATCGAACTATCTTACGCATAACGAAATCAAAAGAAGCGATTTATTTACGCAATATGCTTTATATAGCGCTGCCGAAGCGATGGAAGATTCCGGATTGGATCTGACTACTATTGATCCGTTTGACATCGGTGTAATATGGGGTGTCGGACAAGGCGGAATGGAAACTTTTGAAAACGAGGTACGCGATTATACGTTAGGTGACGGAACACCGCGATTTAGTCCGTTTTTTGTTCCGAAACTAATCATCAATATGGCCTCCGGAATGATTTCAATGAAATATGGATTACGCGGAATCAATTACACTACTGTATCGGCTTGCGCTACCTCCAATACCGCAATCATGGACGCTTATAATTATATTAAACTAGGCAAAGCCAAAGTTTTTATTACCGGTGGTTCTGAAGCTCCGATTACTCCGGCCTCAATGGGTGGTTTTTCCGCTTTAAAAGCGATGTCAACCCGTAACGATAATCCGGAAGAAGCTAGTCGGCCTTTTGATGCACAACGCGATGGTTTTGTAATGGGTGAAGGTGCCGGCGCACTGATTTTGGAAGACTATGATCATGCTATAAAAAGAGGTGCTAAAATTTACGCCGAAATTGTTGGCGCTTCAATGACTGCCGATGCTTACCATATGACTTCTCCGCATCCGGAAGGTATCGGAGCTGCCAAAGCAATGCAACTGGCAATGGAAGAAGCACAAATAACCCCGGATCAGGTTGATTATCTGAACATGCACGCGACTTCTACTCCAATTGGCGATATCAGCGAACTAACTGCGGTTAAAAAAGTATTTGCTAATAGTCCTAATCTTAGTGTAAGTGCCACCAAATCGATGACCGGACACTTATTAGGTGCAGCCGGTGCTATTGAAGCGATCTTATCGATTAAAGCTATTAATCACGGTATTATCCCTCCGACTATTAATTTACACGAAGCGGACAGCAATATTCCGGAAGGCATTCATATTGTAGCCAACAAAGCACTTGAGAAAAAAGTAGATATAGCAATGAGTAATGCTTTTGGTTTTGGCGGGCATAACGGAATTGTAATTTTTAAGAAAATCTAA